Proteins encoded together in one Marispirochaeta sp. window:
- a CDS encoding CoA-acylating methylmalonate-semialdehyde dehydrogenase, with product MAVRKIKNYVNGKWVDPAGASYLDVENPSTGEVISQVPLTSREETDKAIETAHEAYLSWKDIPVSRRVSYLFRLRDLLEKNEEKISRILVEEMGKSLPDARAEMKRVFENVEVACGMPVLQQGDKLIGASFEIDGEVIRLPMGVFGMIAPFNFPAMVPFWFLPYAIATGNSFVVKASKQVPNTMNFIAELIDQTGLPAGVFTLINGDRTVAEAFMEHPLVQGVSLVGSTPTCKLMARKCAENGKRFQAMGGAKNHLVVMPDARLNDVIRNMITSCFGCAGQRCMAASAIVCVGDDTYAKVTEEFVNAAREVITTNPLDPAVADESMVMGPVISATAKEFILGMIDTGVKEGAKLLLDGRNFTVKGYEKGYFVGPTVFGEVKPGMQIHTTEIFGPVVVILRADSLDEAIGIINDHQYGNGASIYTQNGWFARKFKIEVKAGMIGVNVGIPAPVAYLPFGGMKNSQFADIKAQGKAIVNFYTEDKIITERFWCNGQ from the coding sequence ATGGCAGTCCGCAAGATCAAGAACTATGTGAACGGAAAGTGGGTCGACCCCGCCGGAGCATCCTACCTGGATGTGGAGAATCCGAGCACCGGAGAGGTGATCTCCCAGGTGCCCCTGACCTCCCGGGAGGAGACCGACAAGGCTATCGAGACGGCCCATGAGGCCTATCTTTCCTGGAAGGATATTCCTGTCTCCCGGCGGGTGAGTTATCTCTTCAGGCTGCGGGATCTGCTGGAGAAAAACGAAGAGAAGATCAGCCGCATTCTGGTGGAGGAAATGGGAAAATCCCTTCCTGACGCCCGGGCGGAGATGAAGCGGGTTTTCGAGAACGTCGAGGTCGCATGCGGCATGCCGGTGCTGCAGCAGGGGGACAAACTGATCGGTGCCTCCTTCGAGATAGACGGCGAGGTTATCCGGCTGCCCATGGGGGTCTTCGGAATGATCGCTCCGTTTAACTTTCCGGCCATGGTGCCCTTCTGGTTTCTGCCCTATGCCATTGCCACAGGGAACAGCTTCGTGGTTAAGGCGTCAAAACAGGTGCCGAACACGATGAACTTCATCGCGGAGCTGATCGATCAAACGGGACTTCCCGCGGGGGTCTTTACCCTGATCAACGGGGACCGCACGGTAGCGGAGGCCTTTATGGAGCATCCCCTGGTGCAGGGGGTCTCCCTGGTGGGCTCCACTCCGACCTGCAAGCTGATGGCCAGAAAGTGCGCCGAGAACGGTAAACGCTTCCAGGCCATGGGGGGCGCCAAGAACCACCTGGTTGTCATGCCGGATGCCCGGCTCAACGACGTTATCCGGAATATGATTACCTCCTGCTTCGGCTGCGCCGGGCAGCGCTGTATGGCCGCTTCTGCAATTGTCTGTGTCGGCGACGACACGTACGCGAAAGTGACCGAAGAGTTTGTTAACGCGGCAAGAGAGGTGATTACCACAAATCCCCTGGACCCGGCGGTGGCCGACGAGAGCATGGTCATGGGGCCGGTAATCTCCGCCACGGCGAAGGAGTTTATCCTGGGGATGATCGACACCGGGGTCAAGGAAGGGGCCAAGCTGCTCCTGGACGGCCGGAATTTTACAGTCAAGGGATACGAGAAAGGGTATTTTGTGGGGCCCACGGTCTTCGGCGAGGTTAAACCGGGGATGCAGATTCACACGACGGAGATCTTCGGACCCGTGGTGGTGATCCTGAGAGCGGACAGCCTGGATGAGGCGATCGGCATCATCAACGATCACCAGTACGGCAACGGCGCCTCCATCTATACCCAGAACGGCTGGTTTGCCCGGAAGTTCAAGATTGAGGTCAAGGCCGGCATGATCGGGGTCAACGTCGGTATTCCCGCCCCGGTGGCTTATCTGCCCTTCGGCGGCATGAAGAACTCCCAGTTCGCCGATATAAAGGCCCAGGGCAAGGCAATTGTCAATTTTTACACCGAGGACAAGATCATTACCGAGCGCTTCTGGTGCAATGGACAATAG
- a CDS encoding helix-turn-helix domain-containing protein, with protein sequence MIQVMIVEDEQSCAERYASYVADFGQGFVVCSICRMASQALEVFKTFRPDVVLSDIRMPGEDGLSMIEKIRKTGWCGQVVIVSGYDDFAYAQKAINLQAMGYLLKPVFEEDMNRTLLEVMSRLEDEGGVDSIEKDLIGPGYNSLPSFVKRAVRYISLNYEHHISLRDTASFASISSAHLSAVFKSVCGYSFIEYLHRYRLKVAKKLMETSDISLEEVAERVGMYDAAYFSKLFKRIEHITPGQYRKASYRNTRTA encoded by the coding sequence ATGATCCAAGTGATGATCGTTGAAGATGAGCAATCCTGCGCCGAACGATATGCGTCCTATGTTGCTGATTTCGGGCAAGGATTTGTGGTGTGCTCAATCTGCCGCATGGCTTCGCAGGCGCTGGAAGTATTTAAGACTTTCCGTCCCGATGTCGTGCTCTCGGATATTCGTATGCCTGGAGAGGACGGCCTTTCAATGATTGAGAAAATCAGGAAAACCGGATGGTGTGGTCAGGTGGTGATCGTGAGTGGATACGACGATTTCGCTTACGCGCAGAAAGCAATTAATCTTCAGGCAATGGGATATCTGCTCAAGCCGGTGTTCGAAGAAGATATGAACCGAACTCTCCTGGAGGTAATGAGCAGGCTCGAAGATGAAGGAGGAGTAGATAGCATCGAGAAAGACTTGATTGGACCTGGTTATAACTCTCTTCCTTCATTCGTTAAACGGGCGGTGAGATATATCTCGCTCAACTATGAACACCATATTTCACTTCGGGACACAGCTTCTTTCGCGTCAATTTCATCAGCACATCTTAGTGCTGTCTTCAAGAGCGTTTGTGGATATTCATTCATTGAATATCTGCATCGATATCGGCTGAAAGTCGCGAAGAAACTGATGGAGACGAGTGACATTTCTCTTGAGGAAGTTGCTGAACGTGTAGGAATGTACGACGCCGCGTATTTCAGTAAATTGTTCAAACGAATTGAGCATATAACACCGGGACAATACCGGAAGGCTTCATACAGAAATACCAGGACCGCATGA
- a CDS encoding sugar ABC transporter permease, with product MRKITVREKKDATAALFFLLPNLIGFLMFMVGPALASFFISFSNWTLLGPPTYAGFQNYIDMVHDPVFWKTLGNTAYYVFIKVPINIVLSLVLATMLNRRIRGRNILRTLFFLPMVASSVSVALIWQPLFDPTVGYVNKIISYAGLGPYPWILSPIWAMPSVMLVAIWKELGYYMVIFLAGLQGIPSTYYEAARIDGANGFHEFIHITVPLVSPTTFFVMVISIIGSFQIFDLTTVLTQGGPANATNTLVMYIYQAGFKFFRMGYASSIAYVLFAVVLIFTLLQNRLSKKWVHY from the coding sequence ATGAGAAAAATCACTGTCCGTGAAAAGAAGGACGCAACAGCGGCATTATTTTTTCTTCTTCCGAATCTTATCGGATTCCTTATGTTCATGGTTGGTCCTGCCCTTGCGTCTTTTTTTATCAGTTTCTCGAATTGGACTCTTTTAGGACCTCCAACTTATGCAGGATTCCAGAATTATATCGATATGGTGCATGATCCTGTATTCTGGAAAACCCTTGGAAACACCGCATATTATGTATTTATAAAGGTACCTATTAATATTGTTTTGTCCCTGGTTCTTGCAACTATGTTAAACCGGCGGATACGTGGACGGAATATCCTCCGCACCTTATTTTTCCTTCCGATGGTCGCCTCCTCTGTATCGGTGGCACTTATCTGGCAGCCGCTTTTTGATCCTACTGTCGGGTATGTTAACAAGATCATCAGTTACGCAGGTCTTGGACCATATCCATGGATTCTTTCGCCAATCTGGGCTATGCCGAGTGTTATGCTGGTGGCCATATGGAAAGAGTTGGGGTACTATATGGTTATCTTTCTCGCTGGCCTTCAGGGCATTCCTTCTACATACTATGAAGCAGCTCGTATAGACGGGGCGAACGGATTCCACGAATTCATCCACATTACAGTGCCCCTTGTTTCTCCTACTACATTTTTCGTGATGGTTATTTCTATAATTGGATCATTTCAGATTTTCGATCTCACAACTGTTCTGACCCAGGGAGGGCCCGCAAATGCTACGAATACTCTGGTCATGTATATTTATCAGGCAGGTTTTAAATTCTTCCGGATGGGATACGCTTCTTCAATCGCGTATGTTCTATTCGCGGTGGTTTTGATTTTTACATTATTGCAGAACCGTCTTTCAAAGAAATGGGTTCACTATTGA
- a CDS encoding histidine kinase, which produces MRARKSVLVIFALVGPIVTALAVTMISYIVYHQVSAEMVVKTQELLHGHLESVNQTIINVFSKAANNANILLSDIAISEENRDRFRWRLAQLTEGIPSCRKGWILFPDGTVLSGSMTSLTLLERNPWWRGYAAPDYEKAITLFNAQETVSIIGEPFRDDLNLNTIVPIIVYRFNGVRLVATIFIETDVTELLVLYLRTFTATLGNKDSDIEISIYDKKGDLIETTRNLPVMKVQPFSKESRLSLSAEDLRTLQINTRLSFVVADYVELFRWDTDSGFIYSSRIPHSAIVSGVTSVTLRILGIGLFSVVVIVILGLLLVRALYRMKTFEAQQIQARLETLQAKIEPHFLFNTLDSIIGVVEKDDRKTLLTMLRSLSYMLHMSLRKEEDLITLAEEIQYVTSYVDLQRIRFIDSFQFELNVKKELLNLYVHRFCIQPIVENCFVHGVAKLPLNPIRIVVTIEKSNGSVIVTVSDDGGGCESEILDCLESRFSKDKNLATDQIGLLAVHSRLRSAHGKKYGLRLLQQSRGFGIQAVLPILTKPI; this is translated from the coding sequence ATGAGAGCCCGAAAGAGTGTGCTTGTAATCTTTGCTCTTGTTGGGCCTATTGTAACCGCCCTCGCTGTGACGATGATCAGCTATATCGTTTACCATCAGGTTTCGGCTGAGATGGTTGTAAAAACTCAGGAGTTACTTCATGGGCATTTAGAGTCGGTGAATCAGACAATAATTAATGTGTTTTCCAAGGCCGCGAATAACGCCAACATTCTGCTGTCTGACATAGCGATATCGGAAGAGAACCGGGATAGGTTCCGCTGGCGCCTCGCTCAGCTCACCGAGGGTATTCCCAGCTGCAGAAAAGGATGGATTCTCTTTCCCGATGGAACCGTCCTGAGTGGTTCGATGACTAGTCTAACCTTACTTGAGCGCAATCCTTGGTGGAGAGGATATGCGGCGCCTGATTATGAAAAAGCCATTACCTTATTTAATGCACAGGAAACGGTAAGTATAATCGGTGAACCGTTTCGCGACGATCTTAACCTCAATACAATAGTTCCTATTATCGTATACCGTTTCAATGGTGTCCGCTTGGTCGCGACTATTTTCATAGAAACAGACGTAACCGAACTTCTCGTACTCTATTTGAGAACTTTTACGGCTACTCTGGGGAATAAGGATTCTGATATTGAAATTTCTATCTATGATAAAAAAGGAGACCTGATCGAAACTACCAGAAACCTTCCTGTTATGAAGGTCCAGCCTTTTTCTAAAGAGTCCAGGCTGTCCCTCTCTGCGGAAGATCTCCGGACACTTCAGATAAATACTCGGCTGTCATTTGTTGTCGCGGATTATGTGGAGCTTTTCCGTTGGGATACAGATTCCGGCTTCATTTACAGCAGCCGTATTCCCCATTCCGCCATTGTATCCGGTGTAACCAGTGTTACTCTGAGGATTCTAGGTATCGGGTTGTTTTCGGTAGTTGTCATTGTTATTCTTGGGCTGCTTCTTGTTCGTGCGTTGTACCGCATGAAAACCTTCGAAGCACAACAGATCCAGGCCCGTCTTGAGACACTACAAGCGAAGATTGAACCGCATTTTCTGTTCAATACACTTGATAGTATCATTGGTGTCGTGGAAAAAGACGACCGAAAAACCTTGCTCACAATGCTTCGATCCCTGTCCTACATGCTTCACATGAGTCTGCGCAAAGAAGAAGACCTGATAACACTCGCGGAAGAGATACAGTACGTAACCAGCTATGTTGATCTTCAGAGGATCAGATTCATAGATTCCTTTCAGTTCGAGTTGAACGTAAAAAAAGAGCTTTTAAATCTGTATGTTCACAGGTTCTGCATTCAGCCGATTGTGGAAAACTGCTTCGTCCATGGAGTTGCCAAATTACCGTTAAATCCAATACGCATCGTAGTGACTATCGAAAAGAGCAATGGTTCTGTCATCGTTACTGTCTCGGATGATGGGGGCGGGTGCGAAAGCGAGATTCTGGACTGTCTGGAGTCCCGTTTTTCGAAAGATAAAAACCTGGCTACAGATCAAATCGGCCTCCTGGCGGTACACAGCAGGCTTCGAAGTGCTCATGGGAAAAAATACGGTCTGCGCTTATTGCAACAATCCAGAGGATTCGGAATTCAGGCGGTCCTGCCGATTCTTACGAAACCGATATAA
- a CDS encoding carbohydrate ABC transporter permease, protein MGSLLMAENMNRTNHYKLFRRIFTFFLYSGLILLAAMTLFPLLWALSTSLKSYEEVLSRPYQLFPGKFIVSNYIRIFQTMPFLTYFLNTVKVASVTCLGTIVTSAMAAYAFARLKFPGRDAVFLIYLSTLMIPRQVVLIPNFIIMRSLNLLDTHWSLILTGIFTAYGTFLLRQFFLTIPNELEEAAIIDGYGYFRRFTHIIIPLSQPALVTLLIITLLNIWNEFLYALVFINSDSKRTLTLGLAILRGDFDIQWNLVMAATLVSILPLVLLFLGAQRFFIEGIALSGVKG, encoded by the coding sequence ATGGGTTCACTATTGATGGCGGAAAATATGAATAGAACTAATCATTATAAGTTGTTTCGAAGAATTTTCACGTTTTTTTTGTATTCTGGATTGATCCTTCTGGCTGCCATGACTCTTTTCCCTCTGCTCTGGGCCTTGAGTACTTCTCTTAAAAGCTACGAGGAAGTCTTGAGCCGCCCTTATCAGCTTTTTCCGGGAAAGTTTATAGTATCGAACTACATTCGGATTTTTCAGACAATGCCGTTCTTGACATATTTTCTGAATACTGTAAAAGTGGCGTCCGTTACGTGTTTAGGCACAATAGTGACCTCCGCTATGGCCGCCTATGCTTTCGCCCGATTGAAATTTCCTGGACGGGACGCCGTCTTTCTTATATATCTATCGACTCTTATGATTCCCCGGCAAGTCGTTCTGATTCCGAACTTCATTATTATGAGATCTCTTAATTTGCTGGATACCCACTGGTCCCTGATCCTCACGGGAATTTTCACGGCTTACGGAACATTCCTGCTGCGGCAGTTTTTCCTTACGATTCCGAACGAGTTGGAAGAAGCCGCGATCATCGACGGGTATGGATATTTTCGCCGCTTTACACATATCATTATTCCCCTTTCTCAACCCGCATTGGTTACCTTACTCATTATCACGCTTCTGAATATCTGGAACGAATTTCTCTACGCTCTGGTGTTTATAAATTCTGATTCAAAAAGAACCCTTACGTTGGGGTTGGCAATTCTTCGTGGAGACTTCGATATCCAGTGGAATCTTGTCATGGCGGCGACGCTTGTATCCATTCTCCCACTGGTTTTATTATTCTTGGGGGCGCAACGTTTTTTCATAGAAGGGATAGCGTTATCGGGTGTGAAGGGGTAA
- a CDS encoding sugar ABC transporter substrate-binding protein, producing the protein MKKITVVVVMVVVLSAILSAGAQNEKAVSEQQATTTIQYAFWGNPDAIGVEEEIINIFEAKNPGIKIEPVVSGYDDYHTKLLTLLAGGVPPDVVRIDSYFFQDFMRAKALREISDLIDRDGIDLSKYYPLGVQENTYADGIYGLPWGTAPLYMLLNLKMFRDAGVPLPPMDWDWKDFARITKTLTKGEGAEKQFGFATSVRNLSSILPFVWANGGDLFDPSMTYFAFDKPEAYEAIQKLADLYREGYMPQDALNAPSNTVLNRWFVNNKLAMMGGAASDILTIQNVEGTEFEAWPLPNGRIKKTTVYKSNIVGISSQSKKIDQAWTFLKFLRGPEGVGEELYMKAHRIPPTIDDQKYWEMYADPLKYPKQIAENTTEISKKYGRLLPLRPGWLEVQQLLTPVFQAIFLGEITAEKGMKDIAPSVQAILNKSAH; encoded by the coding sequence ATGAAAAAGATTACAGTTGTTGTAGTGATGGTCGTAGTTTTATCGGCGATACTGTCAGCTGGTGCCCAAAATGAAAAGGCAGTATCTGAGCAACAGGCAACTACTACAATTCAGTACGCTTTCTGGGGGAACCCAGACGCGATTGGCGTTGAGGAAGAGATTATAAATATCTTCGAGGCGAAGAATCCGGGTATTAAAATCGAACCTGTAGTCTCCGGGTATGATGATTATCATACAAAACTCCTCACGTTGTTGGCGGGCGGTGTACCACCTGATGTCGTGCGAATTGATTCTTACTTTTTTCAAGATTTTATGCGGGCCAAGGCTCTTCGGGAAATTTCTGACCTGATTGATAGAGACGGTATTGACCTGTCAAAATACTACCCACTCGGAGTTCAGGAAAATACCTATGCGGACGGTATCTACGGTTTACCCTGGGGAACAGCTCCTTTGTATATGCTGCTTAATCTGAAGATGTTCCGTGATGCGGGGGTTCCGTTACCACCCATGGACTGGGATTGGAAGGACTTTGCCCGAATTACTAAGACTCTGACTAAAGGAGAAGGTGCAGAGAAACAATTTGGGTTTGCGACGTCAGTTCGGAATCTATCCTCGATCCTACCCTTTGTATGGGCGAACGGAGGCGATTTATTCGATCCCTCAATGACGTATTTTGCTTTTGATAAACCGGAAGCGTACGAAGCAATTCAGAAACTTGCTGATCTCTATCGAGAGGGATACATGCCGCAGGACGCTCTGAATGCGCCCAGCAACACAGTACTGAATCGATGGTTCGTGAATAATAAACTGGCTATGATGGGCGGAGCAGCTTCCGATATCCTTACAATACAGAATGTTGAGGGTACAGAGTTCGAAGCATGGCCACTGCCGAACGGCCGCATCAAGAAAACTACAGTCTACAAATCTAACATTGTCGGCATCAGTTCTCAATCCAAAAAAATAGATCAAGCCTGGACTTTCTTAAAGTTTCTTCGTGGTCCTGAAGGTGTGGGTGAAGAGCTCTACATGAAGGCCCATCGAATTCCGCCTACTATTGACGATCAAAAGTACTGGGAGATGTATGCAGACCCCCTTAAGTATCCAAAACAGATCGCGGAGAATACGACGGAGATCTCTAAAAAATACGGGAGACTACTCCCTCTTCGACCGGGTTGGTTGGAAGTTCAGCAGCTTCTTACTCCTGTCTTTCAGGCGATCTTTCTTGGAGAAATCACAGCAGAGAAAGGTATGAAGGATATCGCACCCAGTGTTCAGGCAATTCTAAACAAGAGTGCACATTGA
- a CDS encoding Gfo/Idh/MocA family oxidoreductase, translating into MNKTDGMNYAPKGKPNPVVKRDDFSFAAIGLNHGHIYGMSQGLVDAGANAAWVYDPDSHKMEQFQKSFPGIRIARSAEEILEDDSVKLVASAAVPADRCRIGLRTLNAGKHFMSDKPPFTSLEQLEEAKKSVHKTGLLWGVCYSERVQNESAVYAGHLIGEGVIGRVLQVIGLGPHRLNSQSRPDWFFQREKYGGILTDIGSHQIEQFLAFAGADNATIVSSRVANYNHPEYPGLDDFGEANLVASNGASNYFRVDWFTPDGLRTWGDGRTFILGTKGYIELRKYIDIARDPEGDHVYLVTNDGEQHIPVHGKVGFPYFGRFILDCLNGTDLAMPQSHVFKAAELCLQAQRQAVSDI; encoded by the coding sequence ATGAATAAAACTGACGGAATGAACTATGCCCCCAAGGGAAAGCCGAATCCAGTGGTTAAGCGAGACGATTTTTCGTTTGCCGCGATAGGACTCAATCATGGTCATATCTATGGTATGTCACAAGGGCTCGTCGATGCGGGTGCCAATGCTGCCTGGGTATACGATCCTGATTCGCACAAAATGGAGCAATTTCAAAAAAGTTTTCCCGGTATCAGAATCGCCCGGTCTGCAGAGGAAATACTCGAAGATGACTCAGTCAAACTTGTAGCAAGTGCAGCAGTTCCCGCAGATCGATGCAGGATTGGCCTGCGCACCCTGAATGCCGGGAAGCATTTTATGTCAGACAAACCCCCATTCACGTCCTTAGAGCAATTGGAAGAAGCTAAAAAGTCAGTTCATAAAACCGGGCTGCTATGGGGTGTCTGCTACAGTGAACGTGTACAAAATGAATCCGCCGTATATGCTGGCCATTTGATCGGGGAGGGTGTCATCGGCCGCGTGCTTCAAGTCATCGGACTGGGGCCTCACCGACTCAACAGCCAGTCTCGACCAGACTGGTTTTTCCAACGAGAGAAGTACGGAGGCATTCTCACTGATATCGGCAGTCATCAGATAGAACAATTCCTTGCTTTCGCTGGTGCCGATAATGCGACAATCGTTTCCAGCAGGGTGGCGAACTACAATCATCCAGAGTACCCTGGACTCGACGATTTCGGAGAAGCGAACCTTGTGGCGTCAAACGGAGCGAGTAACTACTTCCGTGTCGACTGGTTCACCCCGGATGGCTTGAGAACCTGGGGAGACGGCCGCACTTTCATCCTGGGAACGAAAGGATACATCGAACTGCGGAAATACATTGATATCGCCCGTGATCCAGAAGGCGATCACGTGTATCTTGTTACAAATGACGGCGAGCAGCATATTCCTGTCCATGGTAAAGTCGGGTTTCCATATTTCGGTCGATTTATTCTGGACTGCTTGAATGGAACCGACCTGGCGATGCCGCAATCACATGTATTTAAAGCCGCTGAGCTATGTTTGCAAGCTCAACGACAAGCCGTCAGTGACATTTGA
- a CDS encoding FCD domain-containing protein, with product MPVQKIADGGRHVEKTIPLTYTPVRRQTVVGQVMEQIKELIASGRLKPGDKIPTEQELAVKFGVGRSSIREAIKVFTYLGIFESQTRKGTCLQDHSGISEEALTWAFILGRDDFRNLMEVRKALELEAWFILCKAAKEDPRSIDPTVVSLEKEIRCMKTAIAEKDDVELVEADFRFHRCAVAASGNSLFSNLFDTLKSFTCEEITRSNIPRNYSPRIVEEHREMIEALKTGDLLTITRLFRVHIEKAIGRVLRENG from the coding sequence GTGCCCGTCCAAAAGATCGCCGACGGAGGCCGCCACGTGGAAAAGACCATTCCTCTGACCTACACCCCTGTCCGCCGACAAACTGTAGTCGGACAGGTTATGGAACAGATAAAAGAGCTTATTGCCTCAGGAAGACTCAAACCCGGGGATAAAATCCCGACGGAACAGGAGCTGGCGGTCAAATTCGGGGTAGGACGCTCTTCAATCCGGGAAGCGATCAAGGTTTTTACCTATCTGGGGATCTTTGAATCCCAGACCCGCAAAGGGACCTGTCTGCAGGACCATTCGGGTATCTCGGAAGAGGCACTCACCTGGGCCTTTATTCTGGGCAGGGATGATTTTCGCAACCTGATGGAGGTCCGCAAAGCCCTGGAGCTGGAAGCCTGGTTCATTCTCTGCAAAGCGGCGAAGGAAGACCCGCGATCAATCGATCCAACTGTCGTCTCCCTTGAGAAAGAGATACGCTGTATGAAAACGGCAATAGCAGAGAAGGACGACGTCGAGCTTGTGGAAGCCGATTTCCGTTTCCACCGCTGTGCTGTGGCTGCCTCCGGGAACAGCCTTTTTTCCAATCTGTTCGACACCCTGAAGTCCTTCACCTGTGAGGAGATAACCCGCTCCAACATCCCCCGGAACTACTCTCCCCGCATTGTGGAAGAGCACAGAGAGATGATTGAAGCCCTGAAAACAGGAGACCTCCTGACAATTACCCGCCTCTTCCGGGTACACATCGAGAAGGCCATAGGCCGGGTTCTGCGGGAGAACGGGTAA
- a CDS encoding solute carrier family 23 protein has protein sequence MSKPVYDVEQRPPLARWIPLSFQHVFAMFSATVLVPLLTGLNPAVALFTSGIGTLLYIAITGGKVPTYLGSSFAYIAPLIAVSASYGVEYALGAGFCVGIFYLFVALIIRQAGTRWLDRMLPPVVIGSVIIVIGLKLAPTAMNMAMYPFADPSQGYNAGFVLIAAVTLGIAIVSMIVLKGFFTVIPILIGIAGGYLFALIMGSFLPVFSIIDFTPVAEASWFGFAKFAFPKFSLVPIVTFLLVSMATIAEHLGDTMVLSKVVGRDFYKNPGIHRTLAGDGAATALASLFGGPPNTTYGENIGAMAISRVYSVWVIGGAAVVAILLSFIQKVGALIQTIPTPVMGGISMMLFGIIASAGIRTVVESGVDYTCKRNLTITSVILVIGIGGGKIFFPITEGLNFELADVALATFVGIVLNLILPQSLNEVDEEQHTVDEAESLPEV, from the coding sequence ATGTCCAAACCTGTTTATGATGTAGAACAGCGTCCGCCCTTAGCCCGCTGGATTCCCCTGAGTTTCCAGCATGTATTTGCCATGTTCAGCGCAACCGTCCTGGTTCCACTTCTTACAGGATTGAATCCTGCCGTTGCCCTCTTTACTTCAGGGATCGGTACCCTGCTGTACATTGCAATAACCGGAGGAAAAGTCCCCACTTACCTGGGGTCGTCTTTTGCCTACATCGCACCCCTGATTGCAGTCAGTGCCTCCTACGGTGTGGAATATGCCCTTGGCGCGGGTTTTTGTGTTGGTATTTTCTACCTTTTTGTGGCGCTGATTATCCGTCAGGCAGGGACGCGCTGGCTGGACAGGATGCTTCCGCCGGTCGTTATCGGCAGCGTTATTATTGTAATCGGACTCAAACTTGCGCCAACCGCCATGAACATGGCCATGTATCCCTTTGCGGATCCCTCCCAGGGCTACAACGCCGGCTTTGTCCTGATCGCAGCAGTGACCCTCGGCATAGCTATTGTCTCGATGATCGTACTGAAAGGTTTTTTTACGGTCATACCCATCCTGATAGGAATTGCCGGAGGCTATCTTTTTGCCCTGATTATGGGGAGTTTTCTGCCGGTCTTCAGCATCATAGATTTTACCCCAGTAGCAGAAGCCAGCTGGTTCGGTTTTGCAAAGTTCGCTTTTCCAAAGTTCAGCCTTGTACCAATTGTGACTTTCCTGCTGGTCTCCATGGCCACCATTGCCGAGCATCTTGGGGACACCATGGTCTTAAGCAAGGTTGTGGGAAGGGATTTCTATAAAAATCCGGGGATTCACCGAACCCTGGCCGGCGACGGCGCTGCAACTGCCCTGGCATCCCTATTCGGAGGACCGCCGAATACGACCTACGGTGAGAACATTGGTGCCATGGCTATAAGCCGGGTCTACTCAGTCTGGGTTATCGGCGGCGCGGCGGTAGTCGCCATTCTGCTCTCTTTTATCCAGAAGGTAGGTGCCCTTATTCAGACGATCCCGACACCGGTAATGGGCGGAATCAGCATGATGCTTTTCGGTATTATCGCTTCTGCCGGCATTCGTACGGTTGTGGAGAGCGGTGTCGATTACACCTGTAAACGTAACCTGACAATTACTTCGGTAATCCTGGTGATAGGAATCGGCGGCGGTAAGATATTCTTTCCCATTACCGAAGGGCTGAACTTTGAGCTTGCCGATGTGGCTTTGGCTACCTTTGTTGGTATTGTGCTGAATCTTATTCTGCCCCAGTCCTTGAACGAGGTCGACGAAGAACAGCACACGGTGGACGAAGCCGAAAGCCTGCCGGAGGTTTAG